A genomic stretch from Sphaerodactylus townsendi isolate TG3544 linkage group LG15, MPM_Stown_v2.3, whole genome shotgun sequence includes:
- the YPEL3 gene encoding protein yippee-like 3: protein MVRLSKPKTFQAYLDNCHRRYSCVHCRAHLANHDDLISKSFQGSQGRAYLFNSVVNVGCGPAEERVLLTGLHAVADIYCENCKTTLGWKYEQAFETSQKYKEGKYIIELNHMIKDNGWD, encoded by the exons ATGGTGAGGCTGTCCAAACCCAAAACCTTTCAAGCCTATCTGGACAACTGCCACCGACGCTACAGCTGTGTGCACTGCCGGGCACACCTGGCCAACCACGACGATCTTATCTCCaag TCTTTTCAAGGAAGCCAAGGCCGGGCATATTTATTCAACTCTGT AGTAAATGTTGGATGTGGCCCAGCTGAAGAACGGGTTCTTCTGACAGGTCTACACGCTGTGGCTGACATCTActgtgagaactgcaaaaccacacTTGGATGGAAATAT GAACAAGCCTTCGAGACCAGCCAGAAATACAAAGAAGGGAAATACATCATTGAACTCAACCACATGATCAAGGATAATGGTTGGGATTGA